In one uncultured Methanoregula sp. genomic region, the following are encoded:
- a CDS encoding MFS transporter codes for MYEGARSVTGPYLLMLGASAFVVAGVSGLGEFLGYGVRLLSGYFSDKTRNYWFFTVAGYLMIGAIPLLVFAGSWQVAAILLIVERIGKGIRSPARDTILSHVSKDIGRGRGFGLHEALDQIGAVLGPLIFTVAYYAYGGFKEGFALMVIPFFLMIIALIIARAKAPVPERFEKGERNVVPSREFPRIMLPYSLFIFFVMAGFLVYPLMAYHFAQYSIVPEGQIPLLYAIAMGVDAVVALLVGMAYDRKGMVVLGILPVLAIFIPVLSFSQNYACVILATVLWGASLGMQETVLRAAVADYTHIEKRGTAYGILNMVYGGAWFVGGLVTGFLYEFSLPWLVIFSVVMQIAGLATFRHLCKIMK; via the coding sequence ATGTACGAAGGAGCCCGGAGTGTGACCGGGCCCTATCTCCTCATGCTGGGCGCGAGCGCTTTTGTTGTTGCGGGAGTCTCGGGCCTTGGTGAATTCCTGGGGTACGGCGTTCGTCTTCTCTCCGGTTATTTTTCTGATAAAACCCGGAATTACTGGTTCTTCACGGTTGCCGGGTACCTGATGATCGGGGCAATCCCCCTTCTTGTCTTTGCCGGCAGCTGGCAGGTTGCGGCAATACTCCTTATCGTAGAACGTATTGGCAAAGGAATCCGTTCCCCGGCACGGGACACCATCCTCTCGCATGTTTCGAAAGATATCGGCAGGGGCCGGGGATTCGGTCTCCACGAGGCGCTTGACCAGATCGGGGCGGTCCTGGGACCGCTGATCTTCACCGTTGCATACTATGCGTATGGCGGGTTTAAGGAGGGGTTTGCACTGATGGTGATCCCTTTTTTCCTTATGATCATTGCCCTCATAATTGCACGGGCAAAGGCTCCCGTACCCGAACGATTTGAAAAAGGGGAAAGGAACGTTGTGCCATCCCGTGAATTCCCCCGGATAATGCTGCCATATTCCCTGTTCATATTCTTCGTCATGGCCGGTTTTCTCGTATATCCGTTGATGGCCTATCATTTTGCACAATATTCCATTGTTCCGGAAGGACAGATCCCCCTGCTCTATGCAATTGCAATGGGTGTGGACGCAGTTGTAGCGCTTCTTGTCGGGATGGCATATGACCGCAAAGGAATGGTTGTCCTTGGCATCCTGCCGGTGCTGGCGATTTTCATTCCGGTCCTGTCCTTCTCGCAGAATTATGCCTGTGTTATCCTTGCAACCGTTCTCTGGGGCGCTTCTCTCGGGATGCAGGAAACGGTCCTGCGTGCCGCAGTTGCCGACTATACCCATATAGAGAAAAGGGGAACTGCATACGGTATCCTCAACATGGTTTACGGGGGCGCCTGGTTCGTGGGGGGTCTTGTCACCGGGTTCCTGTACGAGTTCAGTCTCCCGTGGCTTGTGATTTTCTCTGTTGTCATGCAGATCGCCGGTCTTGCAACATTCCGGCACCTGTGTAAAATTATGAAGTAA
- a CDS encoding uridylate kinase, which yields MKKRFELLSGLQGETLVRKGMKRKGPSGEQIRIAPDINVIKIGGHGAIDYGREVMHPLCEEIGKLSKKHQLMVVTGGGGRVRHIMDIGIDLGMPTGVLAELSAKISEQNAIMVSILLSKYNGTRIHAGDLLELPMLLKMGILPVTHGTPPYGLYEHPARNSMIPPHRTDTGAFLIAEVLGAKSCIIGKNVDGLYTEDPRKNPDAELIRDITAQELIEMNLEDMVLEPMVIELLKEAVHIREVRIINCHIRGNIENAINGKNVGTIIRAE from the coding sequence ATGAAGAAACGGTTCGAGCTTTTAAGCGGGCTGCAGGGCGAAACCCTGGTCCGGAAAGGGATGAAGAGAAAAGGGCCGTCAGGAGAACAGATCCGGATTGCCCCGGATATCAATGTGATCAAGATAGGGGGGCACGGTGCGATCGATTATGGCCGTGAAGTCATGCACCCGCTCTGCGAGGAGATCGGCAAACTCTCAAAGAAACACCAGCTCATGGTTGTTACCGGTGGCGGGGGACGGGTGCGCCATATCATGGATATTGGCATTGACCTGGGGATGCCCACGGGCGTTCTTGCCGAGCTTTCGGCAAAGATCTCCGAGCAGAACGCGATCATGGTCTCGATCCTGCTCTCAAAATACAATGGTACGAGGATCCACGCCGGGGACCTTCTCGAACTCCCGATGCTCCTGAAAATGGGGATCCTGCCCGTTACGCACGGCACGCCGCCGTACGGGCTGTACGAGCACCCGGCCCGGAACAGCATGATCCCCCCTCACCGCACGGATACCGGGGCGTTTTTGATCGCTGAAGTTCTCGGGGCAAAGTCCTGCATCATCGGCAAGAACGTAGACGGTCTCTACACCGAGGACCCGCGGAAAAACCCGGATGCAGAGCTCATCCGTGATATCACCGCACAGGAACTCATTGAGATGAACCTGGAAGATATGGTGCTGGAACCCATGGTGATCGAACTCTTAAAAGAAGCTGTCCACATCCGTGAAGTGCGGATCATCAACTGCCATATCCGGGGTAATATCGAGAATGCCATCAACGGGAAAAATGTCGGTACTATCATCCGGGCAGAATGA
- a CDS encoding sulfurtransferase TusA family protein gives MTKKNIDITGKVSPYCLSVVAKEAKALKQSGELFITCDNFPAVTSTIPRIAQNEGLLIETHKSSDGHWMIRLARK, from the coding sequence ATGACAAAAAAGAACATCGATATCACCGGAAAAGTCTCCCCCTACTGCCTGTCGGTGGTGGCAAAAGAGGCAAAGGCTTTAAAGCAATCCGGTGAATTATTCATTACCTGCGATAATTTTCCCGCCGTTACGAGCACGATTCCCCGGATCGCTCAAAACGAAGGTCTCCTGATCGAGACCCACAAATCTTCAGACGGGCACTGGATGATCAGGCTGGCAAGAAAATAA
- a CDS encoding DsrE family protein, protein MTTHFFLFSGYLPAERLSWLEECLKFFFVQLYPETLLSRAPAANPVFSFLLTGDALYSIVEPESEQVWSVILSLTSVRIICDRQEMELRGISAERLKMKYPDQVIDSNGLAADNKPSFWTDVIALVRQNRPQIPDAIGWLQNESPYMHLSAAYGLRCLAAGLDARLSPELYAYLDGIHVSHHGQAPTDAENIGGKLERLHDRATRQGLNGLFLACNRSATSRGYSTWDDGQGTAISTCTIKPFHIRDIHWMIDRFECPHIILSADAGSIRLPKKGPAVSFDRTEKNNKAPPVTILVTRSPYSTEHVSGALSFATACAHQGILTRVVFIEEGVFSVAGNHRTSEESVFFNIQDIINTVAGSENLNFYVLLPSLQKRGLTKNKNLNAVLDIGFPGLGKILFYSPGNVQSEHQRLILF, encoded by the coding sequence ATGACAACACATTTTTTCCTCTTTTCAGGATATCTTCCCGCTGAACGCCTTTCATGGCTTGAAGAGTGTCTCAAGTTCTTCTTTGTCCAGCTCTACCCCGAGACCCTGCTGTCCCGGGCACCGGCAGCAAACCCGGTCTTCTCCTTTCTCCTCACGGGCGATGCACTCTACAGCATCGTAGAGCCCGAATCCGAGCAGGTCTGGTCCGTGATCCTTTCCCTCACATCCGTCCGGATCATCTGCGACCGCCAGGAGATGGAACTCAGGGGTATATCTGCCGAACGGCTGAAGATGAAGTATCCCGACCAGGTGATCGACAGCAACGGTCTTGCTGCAGATAACAAGCCCTCGTTCTGGACGGACGTCATCGCGCTTGTCCGGCAGAACCGGCCTCAGATCCCCGATGCAATCGGATGGCTCCAGAACGAATCGCCCTATATGCACCTCTCTGCGGCGTACGGCCTGCGGTGCCTTGCCGCCGGTCTCGATGCCAGGCTCTCACCGGAGCTCTATGCATACCTCGACGGCATCCACGTGAGCCACCATGGGCAGGCCCCCACGGATGCTGAAAATATCGGCGGGAAGCTTGAACGTCTCCATGACCGGGCAACCCGGCAGGGTCTCAATGGCCTGTTTCTTGCCTGTAACCGGAGCGCAACTTCCCGGGGCTACAGTACATGGGACGATGGGCAGGGCACCGCTATATCGACGTGCACGATCAAACCCTTCCATATCCGGGACATACACTGGATGATTGACCGGTTCGAGTGTCCCCATATCATCCTTTCTGCAGATGCCGGTTCCATCCGGCTCCCGAAGAAAGGGCCCGCGGTATCCTTCGACCGGACAGAAAAAAACAACAAAGCCCCGCCGGTCACGATCCTCGTTACGAGAAGCCCGTACAGTACGGAGCACGTATCCGGCGCCCTCTCGTTTGCCACGGCCTGCGCCCATCAGGGAATCCTCACCCGGGTGGTCTTTATCGAGGAAGGAGTGTTTTCTGTTGCCGGAAACCACCGTACCTCAGAGGAATCAGTATTCTTCAATATACAGGATATCATCAACACGGTTGCCGGCAGCGAAAACCTCAATTTCTATGTCCTCTTACCCTCGCTCCAGAAGCGGGGTCTTACTAAAAACAAAAATCTCAATGCCGTGCTGGATATTGGATTTCCGGGACTGGGGAAGATTTTGTTCTATTCCCCGGGAAATGTGCAGTCGGAGCACCAGCGGCTGATCCTGTTCTGA
- a CDS encoding type II toxin-antitoxin system PemK/MazF family toxin, which yields MKNGAVWLVDLTDAKGHEQRGTRPAIIVGGANGLVLVVPLTSSMSSARFSHTLTISPDTHNGLDAVSVALVFQIVTLDRERFRHRIGAVSEQHRLAIVALIRDLLNLD from the coding sequence ATGAAGAACGGTGCTGTCTGGCTTGTAGATCTCACCGATGCGAAAGGACATGAGCAGCGGGGGACGAGACCCGCAATTATTGTCGGTGGTGCGAACGGGCTCGTTCTTGTCGTCCCGCTGACCAGCAGCATGAGCAGCGCACGGTTTTCGCATACCCTCACCATTTCCCCGGACACGCATAACGGCCTCGATGCCGTGAGTGTTGCACTCGTATTCCAGATCGTTACCTTGGACCGGGAACGGTTCCGGCATCGCATCGGTGCCGTCAGTGAACAGCACCGGCTCGCGATCGTTGCTCTCATACGGGACCTTCTGAACCTGGATTGA
- a CDS encoding transcriptional regulator: MQNDILSILNESEGLNAKVFSLVRLKLLASLAALGPDGATYRELKAALDINDGVLFANLNVLKDMGYLTSEKITSEGKELELYIITTEGQDEWKRTRTWLCRFLHCGA; encoded by the coding sequence ATGCAGAATGATATCCTCTCCATCCTGAATGAATCCGAAGGGCTCAACGCGAAAGTCTTCTCGCTCGTCCGGCTGAAACTGCTCGCGAGCCTTGCCGCCCTCGGACCCGATGGGGCCACCTACCGCGAACTCAAGGCGGCGCTCGACATCAATGACGGCGTGCTGTTTGCCAACCTCAATGTGTTAAAAGACATGGGCTATCTCACTTCCGAGAAGATAACCTCGGAAGGAAAAGAACTCGAACTCTATATCATCACGACTGAAGGACAGGATGAATGGAAAAGAACACGGACCTGGCTGTGCCGGTTCCTCCACTGCGGTGCATGA
- a CDS encoding GntP family permease has translation MDPLIAFIITIALITVVSLWYRISPFFTLIGGAVLFGLLAGMTLDSTLLGIVAGVGKVFSAFGIIILCGAVIAKLLQEQHHIEEIVADIRKYVKNPPVIAGVSGYLLSVPITCCITAYIMLNPILDSLEKDRTKRNVLLYLAAVGGIISYALVYPTPVVIPLYEAFSGGMSPLMFDAISIPLSLLVLGGILLYFRFIHPNIVQVTPSEIPTVNSPVPHEGIHWRAWAPFIAILAAIPVALLLLHLSQVSMINGIMLVGAVTAIALASPAVRAPGLSQGARHAGMIIFDICGAGALGFVIVKSGFAQIALGQLTLLIPIILVPFILAALIETAQGSRVVTAVITAEVLAGSAVVSAIHPLPLILLISAGSCIVSYVTDPFFWLVQRTTGDDIKTVVKNYTLPIALAGIAIFVVAVAMEFLVFRNLP, from the coding sequence ATGGACCCTCTCATCGCATTCATCATCACCATTGCCCTTATCACGGTGGTAAGCCTCTGGTACAGGATTTCCCCCTTCTTTACCCTTATCGGAGGGGCAGTCCTGTTTGGACTTCTGGCCGGGATGACCCTTGATTCAACACTGCTTGGAATTGTAGCCGGTGTTGGCAAGGTCTTTTCCGCGTTCGGCATTATCATTCTCTGCGGGGCAGTCATTGCAAAACTCCTGCAGGAGCAGCACCATATCGAAGAGATTGTTGCTGATATCAGAAAGTACGTGAAAAATCCGCCGGTGATTGCAGGAGTGTCCGGATATCTTTTGTCGGTGCCGATCACCTGCTGCATCACCGCATATATCATGCTGAACCCGATCCTGGACAGCCTTGAAAAAGACAGAACGAAACGAAACGTGCTCCTCTACCTCGCGGCGGTCGGCGGGATCATCTCCTATGCTCTGGTATATCCTACGCCCGTTGTCATTCCGCTCTACGAGGCGTTCTCTGGCGGAATGAGCCCGCTCATGTTCGACGCCATATCCATCCCGCTCTCGCTTCTGGTACTGGGTGGAATACTCCTTTACTTCCGGTTCATTCATCCGAATATCGTGCAAGTGACACCTTCTGAAATTCCCACGGTCAATAGTCCGGTACCGCATGAAGGAATTCACTGGCGGGCATGGGCCCCGTTTATCGCAATCCTGGCAGCCATTCCCGTTGCTCTTCTGCTCCTGCACCTCTCGCAGGTAAGTATGATCAATGGTATCATGCTGGTCGGTGCAGTCACCGCAATCGCCCTGGCCTCCCCGGCAGTACGGGCACCAGGATTGTCCCAGGGAGCCAGACACGCGGGCATGATCATCTTCGATATCTGCGGAGCAGGTGCGCTGGGTTTTGTGATTGTCAAAAGTGGGTTTGCCCAGATTGCCTTAGGCCAGCTGACACTGCTGATCCCCATCATCCTCGTGCCCTTTATCCTCGCAGCACTGATCGAGACTGCGCAGGGTTCAAGAGTAGTTACCGCAGTGATTACGGCTGAAGTCCTCGCAGGTTCGGCAGTAGTCAGTGCAATCCACCCGCTCCCGCTCATCCTCCTCATCAGTGCCGGGTCGTGTATCGTGTCGTATGTAACCGACCCCTTCTTCTGGCTCGTCCAGCGGACCACCGGGGATGATATCAAAACCGTGGTGAAAAATTACACGCTGCCCATTGCGCTTGCCGGTATAGCGATCTTTGTTGTTGCTGTTGCCATGGAATTTCTGGTATTCCGGAACCTCCCCTGA
- a CDS encoding tetratricopeptide repeat protein — protein MRLIWIVFLAVVAIIMVFVIIPTYAPTVTTQTVIRDSQATAGDALVLMNQSELAIMWYDNALAVNTSDPVLLKKKGEALIKCGRAEEAGQIYQQVLSDNRNDTVALVRAGDALNKQGNYAGALEYYDAALAVNPNDAKTWLRKGDTHMMISEGEQQRLHDVAKGFSKQPGSAGYQEISADQLPSMESQQKAVESYKKAMEIDPKLSVIVSARILEATQSQVSNYQSLLNDVQS, from the coding sequence ATGAGATTGATATGGATTGTATTCCTGGCAGTGGTTGCAATAATAATGGTATTTGTCATTATCCCGACATATGCACCGACAGTTACAACACAAACCGTTATCCGCGACAGCCAGGCTACAGCGGGGGACGCCCTTGTACTCATGAACCAGTCCGAGCTGGCCATCATGTGGTATGACAATGCTCTCGCGGTGAATACCAGCGATCCCGTTCTCCTGAAAAAGAAAGGCGAGGCCCTGATAAAATGCGGGCGGGCAGAGGAGGCAGGACAGATTTACCAGCAGGTACTCAGTGACAACCGCAATGACACGGTAGCACTGGTCCGGGCGGGAGATGCGCTCAACAAGCAGGGGAATTACGCGGGCGCACTCGAATATTATGATGCGGCACTCGCCGTCAACCCGAATGATGCCAAGACATGGCTGCGGAAAGGGGATACCCACATGATGATATCCGAAGGCGAGCAGCAGAGACTGCACGATGTTGCAAAGGGCTTTTCAAAACAGCCCGGCTCTGCCGGTTACCAGGAGATATCGGCCGACCAGCTCCCGTCCATGGAATCCCAACAGAAAGCCGTGGAAAGCTACAAGAAGGCGATGGAGATCGATCCCAAGCTCTCCGTTATCGTCTCGGCAAGGATCCTTGAGGCCACCCAGAGCCAGGTGAGCAATTACCAGAGCCTCCTCAACGATGTCCAGTCGTAG
- the tsaA gene encoding tRNA (N6-threonylcarbamoyladenosine(37)-N6)-methyltransferase TrmO: protein MTIELVPIGTVKSPYKERKDAPRQGRFSDTVSDIIIDDLYLPGLADIEENKHLIVLLWYDRADRSALRATPPHTGIGHGVFATRSPDRPNPVAFSVVDLVGRTGNILQVRGLDALDGTPVIDIKPFLPDIDGIAG, encoded by the coding sequence ATGACTATCGAACTTGTTCCCATTGGTACTGTAAAATCTCCCTACAAGGAGCGCAAAGATGCTCCAAGGCAGGGCAGGTTTTCCGATACGGTCTCTGATATCATCATCGATGACCTGTATCTTCCCGGGCTGGCCGATATCGAGGAAAATAAGCACCTGATCGTCCTGTTATGGTATGACCGGGCGGACCGGTCCGCGCTCCGTGCAACGCCACCCCATACCGGGATCGGGCATGGGGTATTTGCCACACGGTCTCCCGACCGGCCTAACCCGGTAGCATTCTCGGTGGTAGACCTGGTCGGCCGGACCGGAAACATCCTGCAGGTACGGGGCCTGGATGCCCTTGACGGTACCCCGGTCATCGACATCAAACCCTTTCTCCCGGATATCGATGGTATAGCCGGGTAA
- a CDS encoding PhoU domain-containing protein gives MEIRRVQMTGGSSLVVTLPKTWADEQNIKKNDPVGLVVQPDGTLLVTKKVTEEPLQRTKEIDIATVSDPAFLFRLLIGTYITGFSMIRITTKQRFPPFVRTVVRDFTQMTIGQEVVEETEGVIAIKDLLNPAEMPFDNTIRRMFVIVKTMHEDAITAIATHNRTLADDVIARDMDVDRLNWLIARQTNMLVQNNALSRRMGISPFMAMHYYILSRIIERVGDHAVRIAENSQPIIDAGLDKKTIDAIRKASTMSLEIFDRSVISFFNTDMKEAHRNIESITALENICGEINNMVLKQETLIAIHIGYVAESIRRCGEYAGDISETVINLLVDQETAKKQKK, from the coding sequence ATGGAGATACGAAGAGTGCAGATGACCGGGGGGTCATCCCTGGTAGTGACCCTCCCCAAGACCTGGGCAGATGAACAGAATATAAAAAAGAACGACCCGGTGGGGCTCGTGGTCCAGCCGGACGGGACGCTGCTCGTTACCAAGAAAGTGACCGAGGAACCGCTCCAGCGCACCAAAGAGATTGATATCGCCACGGTCTCGGACCCGGCGTTCCTGTTCCGGCTCCTGATCGGGACCTACATTACCGGCTTTTCCATGATCCGGATTACCACAAAACAGCGGTTCCCGCCGTTTGTCAGGACCGTTGTACGGGATTTCACCCAGATGACCATCGGGCAGGAAGTGGTGGAGGAAACCGAGGGCGTCATTGCCATCAAGGACCTGCTCAACCCTGCCGAGATGCCGTTTGATAACACCATCCGGCGCATGTTTGTCATTGTCAAGACCATGCACGAGGACGCGATAACGGCAATCGCTACCCACAACCGGACCCTGGCAGACGATGTCATTGCCCGCGACATGGATGTCGACCGGCTCAACTGGCTGATCGCCCGGCAGACCAACATGCTCGTGCAGAACAATGCCCTCTCCCGCAGGATGGGAATCTCTCCCTTCATGGCGATGCACTATTACATACTGAGCCGGATCATCGAGCGGGTTGGCGATCATGCGGTCAGGATTGCGGAAAATTCCCAGCCTATCATCGATGCCGGCCTTGACAAAAAGACCATCGATGCGATCAGGAAGGCGAGCACGATGTCGCTTGAGATATTCGACCGGAGCGTTATCTCGTTTTTCAACACCGACATGAAGGAGGCACACCGGAATATCGAATCGATCACCGCACTTGAAAATATCTGCGGAGAGATCAACAACATGGTCTTAAAGCAGGAGACCCTCATCGCAATCCATATCGGCTACGTGGCAGAAAGTATCAGGAGATGCGGGGAATATGCCGGGGATATCTCGGAGACGGTCATCAATCTCCTTGTCGACCAGGAGACCGCAAAAAAGCAGAAAAAATAG
- a CDS encoding phosphate ABC transporter substrate-binding protein: MKQHRSSYLFVTLGLVILLIASMAVAGCTDNGTKSPVATPASVSTPAAAVPANPTAAVSAPAVAATTAATAAPAASGQKQTISISGSTTVLPIVQKAADQYMATHPNADIQVSGGGSGVGIQAIGAKTVDIGMTSREVTKDELKKYPGFVVTTVAKDGIAVIVNPANTIPYITLDQVRNIYLGKITKWTEISGAGVPGTNNQIVVIGRDSASGTRTYFDETVLLKATPTSKMLEKNSNGAVTQTVAQTPGAIGYVSIGFVSSDVKAVPIWYNAQKIVAPTLDSVKTKTYPVSRDLYVITNGQPTGLAGDFIQYILSPEGQKIVADEGYVTLNS, translated from the coding sequence ATGAAACAACACAGGAGTTCGTATCTCTTCGTAACCCTTGGCCTGGTCATCCTGCTCATCGCATCGATGGCAGTAGCAGGCTGCACAGACAATGGAACAAAATCACCGGTTGCAACACCGGCGTCAGTCTCAACCCCCGCAGCGGCGGTTCCGGCAAATCCAACGGCAGCAGTATCTGCGCCGGCAGTTGCCGCAACGACCGCCGCCACGGCGGCACCGGCAGCATCCGGCCAGAAACAGACGATATCGATCAGCGGCTCGACTACGGTTCTTCCGATCGTCCAGAAAGCTGCCGACCAGTACATGGCAACCCACCCGAACGCAGATATCCAGGTATCCGGTGGCGGAAGCGGTGTCGGTATCCAGGCAATCGGTGCCAAGACCGTTGATATCGGCATGACGTCCCGTGAAGTGACCAAAGACGAGCTGAAAAAATATCCGGGCTTTGTTGTTACCACGGTTGCAAAGGATGGTATCGCCGTGATTGTCAACCCGGCCAACACGATCCCGTACATCACCCTTGACCAGGTCAGGAACATCTACCTCGGCAAGATCACCAAGTGGACAGAAATCAGTGGTGCGGGCGTGCCCGGGACCAACAACCAGATTGTCGTCATCGGCCGCGACAGTGCATCAGGTACCCGGACGTACTTCGATGAGACGGTTCTCCTGAAAGCAACACCAACGAGCAAGATGCTCGAGAAGAACTCCAACGGTGCAGTCACCCAGACGGTAGCCCAGACCCCCGGCGCAATCGGGTATGTCTCGATCGGTTTCGTCAGCAGCGATGTCAAGGCAGTTCCCATCTGGTACAATGCCCAGAAGATTGTTGCACCCACCCTTGACAGTGTCAAGACCAAGACCTACCCGGTCTCCCGTGACCTCTACGTAATCACGAATGGCCAGCCCACGGGTCTTGCCGGTGACTTCATCCAGTACATCCTCAGCCCCGAGGGCCAGAAGATCGTTGCCGATGAAGGCTACGTGACCCTTAACAGCTGA
- the pstA gene encoding phosphate ABC transporter permease PstA: MVSGKNTEQGSAASPRTARRSFIREQAIKTVFFCTAFLAVIVVTFILLFLLRDGYPVFGEVGVIPFLFGMTWAPTAVEPLFGIFPLIVGTLLVTLGAMVFAVPLSIGCAIYISELASPRVKQALKPAIELLAGIPSVVYGFFGLIVLTNFIRISFDIPSGETWLAASVLLGVMALPTIISVSEDAISSVPHEYKEGSLAIGATRWQTISRVLVPAALSGIAAAIILGIGRVVGETMAVLMVAGNAAIIPDPIWNILSPVRTLTATLGIEMGEVSIGSEHYSALFGIAVVLLVITLVINLSAVAILRHLKQGRTSAATRKPLISPAMKESLIRFVKPACLVLVLLFLLIAAPWWLAALALLAWGIWYYTKDRISEKHIQTIAFCLVGAAAVIVLAILVIILQDIVINGIPAISWEFLTQPPKDLGRAGGIFPAIVGTLYLVLGAIAIALPLGVGAAIYLVEYTREGRITRLIRTGVDLLNGTPSIVFGLFGFAFIVLYLNVGVSLLAGQVTLALMVLPTVIRTTEESLKNIPQSLREGSLALGATRWQTISRVVLPPAVPGIVTGAILSIGRAAGETAPIMFTAVVFSSRFLPTSLTEPVMALPYHLFILATNVPGSSTNKYGTALVLLLLVIGFYAVAIIVRTHFQNKTRG; encoded by the coding sequence ATGGTATCCGGCAAAAACACAGAACAGGGGAGTGCCGCCTCCCCCCGCACGGCCAGAAGATCGTTCATCAGGGAACAGGCGATCAAAACCGTATTCTTCTGCACAGCCTTCTTAGCAGTAATCGTTGTAACCTTCATTCTCCTCTTCTTGTTACGGGACGGCTATCCAGTCTTCGGGGAGGTCGGGGTCATCCCGTTCCTCTTCGGGATGACCTGGGCTCCTACCGCGGTGGAACCATTGTTTGGTATCTTCCCGCTCATAGTCGGGACCCTGCTCGTCACCCTCGGGGCAATGGTCTTTGCCGTCCCGCTTTCCATTGGCTGTGCAATCTACATCTCGGAACTGGCATCCCCCCGGGTCAAACAGGCGCTCAAACCCGCCATCGAGCTCCTTGCAGGCATTCCTTCGGTTGTGTACGGGTTCTTCGGCCTCATCGTGCTTACGAACTTCATCCGGATCTCGTTCGATATCCCCTCAGGCGAGACGTGGCTTGCGGCGTCAGTGCTGCTTGGCGTCATGGCCCTTCCCACGATCATCAGCGTGTCGGAGGATGCCATCAGTTCGGTGCCGCACGAGTACAAGGAAGGATCGCTTGCCATCGGGGCAACGCGGTGGCAGACCATCAGCCGTGTGCTGGTACCGGCTGCCCTGTCAGGTATTGCCGCAGCCATCATCCTCGGCATCGGCAGGGTGGTAGGCGAGACCATGGCGGTCCTGATGGTGGCCGGTAACGCCGCCATCATCCCGGATCCGATCTGGAATATCCTCTCGCCGGTCCGGACCCTGACCGCAACGCTCGGGATCGAGATGGGCGAAGTCTCGATCGGCAGCGAGCACTACAGCGCCCTGTTCGGCATCGCCGTTGTCCTGCTGGTAATCACGCTCGTCATCAACCTTTCAGCGGTTGCTATTCTCCGGCACCTCAAGCAGGGCAGGACTTCGGCAGCAACACGAAAACCGCTCATATCTCCGGCAATGAAAGAATCTCTCATCCGGTTCGTGAAACCCGCCTGCCTTGTGCTGGTGCTTCTCTTCCTGCTCATTGCCGCCCCGTGGTGGCTTGCGGCGCTGGCACTGCTTGCATGGGGCATCTGGTATTATACAAAAGACCGGATATCGGAGAAGCATATCCAGACCATCGCGTTCTGTCTTGTCGGAGCGGCGGCAGTCATCGTCCTTGCTATCCTCGTTATCATCCTGCAGGACATTGTCATTAATGGAATTCCGGCAATCTCGTGGGAATTCCTGACCCAGCCCCCAAAAGATCTCGGCCGGGCCGGTGGGATCTTTCCGGCAATTGTCGGCACGCTCTATCTCGTCCTTGGTGCAATTGCCATCGCCCTCCCGCTCGGTGTCGGTGCAGCCATCTATCTCGTCGAGTACACCCGCGAAGGACGGATCACCCGGCTCATCCGGACCGGTGTGGACCTCCTGAACGGCACGCCGTCCATCGTGTTCGGTCTCTTCGGGTTCGCGTTCATCGTGCTTTATCTCAACGTCGGAGTCTCCTTACTGGCCGGGCAGGTCACCCTCGCCCTGATGGTGTTGCCGACGGTTATCCGCACAACCGAAGAATCGTTAAAGAACATCCCACAGTCGCTGCGGGAAGGCAGCCTTGCGCTGGGAGCCACCCGGTGGCAGACCATCAGCAGGGTCGTCCTTCCCCCGGCAGTGCCGGGGATCGTGACAGGAGCCATCCTGTCCATTGGCCGGGCCGCGGGTGAGACTGCACCCATCATGTTCACGGCCGTGGTCTTCTCATCCCGGTTCCTCCCAACGTCGCTGACTGAACCGGTCATGGCGCTGCCCTACCACCTCTTCATCCTGGCAACCAATGTGCCCGGGTCATCCACCAACAAATACGGTACCGCGCTCGTCCTGCTCCTGCTCGTCATCGGGTTCTACGCGGTTGCGATCATCGTACGAACACATTTCCAGAACAAGACACGGGGATAA